Proteins from a single region of Verrucosispora sp. NA02020:
- a CDS encoding AAA family ATPase translates to MFPVDLPTVWAGREKELAVLHAAAEAAGQGRGSVLWVEGEAGIGKSALVAAGLTAREGGSREVLWGTADQLSHRFPLRVMLDCLQVRPRSPDPRRARIAVFLRDRRPGLFAADDIAGTATEMLVSLVDELCADGPTVLVLDDLQWADEASLMLWHRLALAVEELPLLLVSATRPVPTRQDVQTLRAATLRRGGTLLALGALSPDDVRTMTTGVLGAPPGPGLDRLLGRAMGNPLYLRELLDALAREQTAGAVPSGGELSDDALDRVPASFAAALTDRLSVVSAATAQMLRTASLLGGEFAVTDLAAVLRRTASDLAEGLQNAVTAGIVVGVGDQLAFRHPLIRQALYDSMPAALRAALHCEAARTLAGAGAEPLRVAQQLLAAGHTGDEWTRTWVVEAAPALAARAPDIAVELLHRELSVSPLDRADQAVLSVELARVLLDAGRHSEAAARARAALTLPTGPGQQAEMSSILARTLFGQGRNEEALDVLGTALRRPGIPAVWQARLLASLSMVNRASNGDLGTADSTAREALRVGEEAGDAFAVAYALTDLWLTHSVRRDHVAALDYADRALAVLGDAPEYADLRTFAFDGRIFSLQNLDRWPAAQETLCRARDLGQRDGGPGRGVSTLTAAVLLYWLGRWDDALAELDGLERDSTAITYSGLRERGPALLWHGVAAVIAGRRGNTAVATAHLRAGLELPVRTVADRENRDFLLAARSLAAEQAGDPARALAELSVVLDRGPGEMTLLHQWTPELVRLAVAADDAAAARAAVEACRAETAAESRPGRAAAALRRCQGLHEDDPAPLREAVAYYRSVGSPVELTGTLEDLAAVLARRGSAAEARTLLGEAVDGYDGLGAVWDVRRAERRLRRLGVRRGVRGPRPARAQVGWEALTPTEARVTALVAEGRSTPDIAREMYLSRRTVQTHISHVLGKLGVRSRVEIAREALRREAVSGAES, encoded by the coding sequence ATGTTTCCAGTTGATCTGCCAACTGTCTGGGCCGGACGGGAAAAGGAACTGGCCGTGTTGCACGCCGCCGCCGAGGCCGCCGGCCAGGGCCGTGGGTCGGTGCTGTGGGTGGAGGGCGAGGCGGGCATCGGTAAGTCTGCCCTGGTCGCAGCCGGTCTGACTGCCCGGGAGGGCGGCAGCCGTGAGGTGCTGTGGGGGACTGCCGACCAGTTGTCCCACCGCTTTCCGTTGCGGGTGATGCTGGACTGTCTCCAGGTCCGGCCGCGTTCGCCGGATCCGCGCCGGGCACGCATCGCCGTGTTCCTGCGGGACCGTCGGCCAGGGCTTTTCGCTGCCGACGACATCGCCGGTACGGCGACGGAAATGCTCGTGTCGCTGGTCGACGAGTTGTGTGCGGACGGCCCGACGGTGCTCGTCCTCGACGACCTGCAATGGGCCGACGAGGCGTCGTTGATGCTGTGGCACCGGCTCGCCCTCGCGGTCGAGGAGCTTCCGCTGCTGTTGGTCAGCGCCACCCGTCCGGTGCCGACCCGGCAGGACGTCCAGACGTTGCGGGCCGCCACCCTGCGCCGGGGCGGCACGCTGCTGGCGCTCGGCGCGCTCAGCCCGGACGACGTCCGCACGATGACCACCGGGGTCCTCGGCGCGCCACCCGGACCGGGCCTGGACCGTCTGCTCGGGCGGGCCATGGGCAATCCGCTCTATCTGCGTGAACTGCTCGACGCCCTGGCGCGGGAGCAGACCGCCGGTGCGGTGCCGAGCGGCGGTGAACTCTCCGACGACGCCCTCGACCGGGTGCCCGCCTCCTTCGCGGCAGCGCTGACCGACCGGCTCAGCGTGGTGTCGGCGGCCACCGCCCAGATGTTGCGGACCGCATCGCTGCTCGGTGGCGAGTTCGCCGTCACCGACCTTGCCGCAGTGCTGCGCCGGACCGCGTCGGACCTGGCCGAAGGGCTGCAGAACGCGGTCACCGCCGGGATCGTCGTCGGCGTCGGCGACCAACTCGCCTTCCGGCATCCGCTGATCCGGCAGGCGCTCTACGACAGCATGCCGGCGGCGCTGCGTGCGGCGCTGCACTGCGAGGCGGCGCGGACGTTGGCGGGTGCCGGCGCCGAGCCGCTGCGGGTGGCCCAGCAACTGTTGGCGGCCGGGCACACCGGTGACGAGTGGACCCGTACGTGGGTGGTCGAGGCGGCACCGGCGTTGGCGGCCCGTGCCCCGGACATCGCGGTGGAGTTGCTGCACCGCGAGTTGTCGGTGAGCCCGCTCGACCGGGCCGACCAGGCGGTGCTCTCGGTGGAGCTGGCCCGGGTGCTGCTCGACGCCGGGCGTCACTCCGAGGCCGCCGCCCGGGCGCGGGCGGCGTTGACGCTGCCGACCGGGCCGGGACAACAGGCCGAGATGTCCTCGATCCTGGCCCGCACGCTGTTCGGCCAGGGGCGCAACGAGGAGGCGCTGGACGTGCTGGGTACGGCGCTGCGCCGGCCGGGCATACCGGCGGTGTGGCAGGCCCGCCTGCTGGCCTCGCTGTCGATGGTCAACCGGGCGAGCAACGGCGACCTGGGTACGGCGGACAGCACCGCCCGGGAGGCGTTGCGGGTGGGGGAGGAGGCCGGGGACGCCTTCGCCGTCGCGTACGCGTTGACCGACCTGTGGCTGACCCACTCGGTCCGCCGCGACCACGTCGCCGCCCTCGACTACGCGGACCGGGCGCTGGCCGTGCTGGGCGACGCACCCGAGTACGCCGACCTGCGGACGTTCGCCTTCGACGGCCGGATCTTCAGTCTGCAGAACCTCGACCGGTGGCCGGCGGCGCAGGAGACCCTGTGCCGGGCACGCGACCTGGGTCAGCGCGACGGCGGGCCCGGTCGGGGCGTCTCGACGCTCACTGCCGCCGTGCTGCTGTACTGGCTCGGTCGCTGGGACGACGCGCTCGCCGAACTCGACGGCCTCGAACGGGACAGCACGGCGATCACGTACTCCGGGCTGCGGGAGCGCGGGCCGGCGTTGCTCTGGCACGGCGTCGCCGCGGTGATCGCCGGGCGTCGCGGGAACACCGCCGTCGCGACCGCGCACCTACGCGCCGGTCTGGAGCTTCCCGTGCGTACCGTCGCCGACCGGGAGAATCGCGACTTCCTGCTGGCCGCGCGGTCGCTCGCCGCCGAGCAGGCCGGGGATCCGGCGCGGGCGCTGGCGGAGCTGTCGGTGGTCCTGGACCGTGGGCCCGGTGAGATGACCCTGCTCCACCAGTGGACGCCCGAGCTGGTGCGGCTCGCGGTGGCGGCCGACGACGCGGCGGCGGCCCGGGCGGCGGTGGAGGCGTGCCGGGCCGAGACCGCGGCGGAGTCCCGGCCGGGTCGGGCCGCGGCGGCGTTGCGCCGGTGCCAGGGGCTGCACGAGGACGATCCGGCACCGCTGCGCGAGGCGGTCGCGTACTACCGCTCGGTCGGGTCCCCGGTCGAGTTGACCGGCACGCTGGAGGACCTGGCGGCGGTACTCGCCCGGCGCGGCTCGGCGGCCGAGGCGAGGACGCTGCTGGGCGAGGCGGTCGACGGGTACGACGGCCTCGGCGCGGTCTGGGACGTGCGCCGGGCCGAGCGGCGGCTGCGGCGTCTCGGTGTCCGTCGGGGTGTCCGGGGTCCCCGGCCGGCCCGCGCGCAGGTCGGCTGGGAGGCGCTCACCCCGACCGAGGCGCGGGTGACCGCGCTGGTGGCGGAGGGGCGGTCCACACCGGACATCGCCCGGGAGATGTACCTGTCACGGCGTACCGTGCAGACCCACATCTCGCATGTCCTCGGCAAACTCGGCGTGCGGAGCCGGGTCGAGATCGCCCGCGAGGCGCTGCGCCGGGAGGCGGTCTCCGGCGCCGAGTCCTGA
- a CDS encoding GPW/gp25 family protein: MAEQFIGAGWAFPLRFDAGGGIALVNREREIVEAIRLILGTAPGERPMRPEFGCAIHDYVFAPADENTAGQVAFEVRAALDRWEPRIEVTDVLVGFDEVTAGTLYIDLRYVLRGTNDPRNLVFPFYVIPSHDGAEVEATY, translated from the coding sequence GTGGCGGAGCAGTTCATCGGCGCTGGATGGGCGTTCCCGCTCCGGTTCGACGCCGGTGGCGGGATCGCACTGGTCAACCGGGAGCGGGAGATCGTCGAGGCGATCCGGCTCATCCTCGGCACCGCCCCCGGCGAACGACCCATGCGCCCCGAGTTCGGCTGCGCCATCCACGACTACGTCTTCGCGCCGGCCGACGAGAACACCGCCGGGCAGGTCGCCTTCGAGGTACGCGCCGCACTCGACCGCTGGGAGCCCCGGATCGAGGTCACCGACGTCCTCGTGGGCTTCGACGAGGTGACCGCCGGCACCCTCTACATCGACCTGCGGTACGTGCTGCGCGGGACCAACGATCCCCGCAACCTGGTCTTCCCGTTCTACGTGATCCCGTCGCACGACGGGGCCGAGGTGGAGGCGACGTACTGA
- a CDS encoding zinc ribbon domain-containing protein, with the protein MERCERCVPAEPGSAFCGVCGSFLDWEQSADAPPPVRPSSTPRSGPTAPDPGTGDGPGDPTPWFDAPDPDTAQSPAADTATAHTRSPGTTADDTRSPRSGADDAPAAGTTPGTPAGAPAPATTVDAWAATAPAAEQAPAEVVEAVQPARPSTRRPVVRERPPSTEDDAGDVVCPVCGTGNPPGRRFCRRCGSALDARTGPSGRESWWRRLRRAVLRAANWMFRPRSGVAGLVRRLAALLLVVALLAGLAYGVTRFGPQAGDAVRDRLADPQPVSPVSVQASSQAGGHPAEAVVDGLSNSYWSPTAEGTGAGEYVELTFASPFRLLDLIVHSGVSAQRDVFLRQARPAVLELMLWTGGGTSETRTLQLGDQAGPQTFHQVVDDVVRVRLTVRESYGSAAGRRTAIAEVEFFRRP; encoded by the coding sequence ATGGAGCGCTGTGAGCGGTGCGTACCGGCCGAACCCGGCAGCGCCTTCTGCGGGGTCTGCGGATCGTTCCTCGACTGGGAACAGTCCGCGGACGCGCCCCCGCCCGTCCGGCCGTCGAGCACGCCCCGTTCCGGCCCGACCGCGCCCGACCCGGGCACCGGTGACGGCCCCGGCGACCCGACGCCGTGGTTCGACGCACCGGACCCCGACACCGCGCAGTCCCCGGCCGCCGACACCGCCACCGCGCACACCCGTTCCCCCGGGACCACCGCCGACGACACCCGTTCCCCCAGAAGCGGCGCCGACGACGCCCCGGCGGCCGGAACGACCCCGGGGACCCCGGCCGGCGCGCCGGCCCCGGCGACCACGGTGGACGCGTGGGCAGCGACCGCCCCGGCGGCCGAGCAGGCCCCGGCGGAGGTGGTGGAGGCGGTCCAGCCGGCCCGCCCGTCGACCCGCCGGCCCGTCGTCCGGGAACGCCCACCGTCGACCGAGGACGATGCCGGCGACGTCGTCTGCCCGGTCTGCGGGACCGGTAACCCGCCGGGCCGCAGGTTCTGCCGACGGTGCGGGAGCGCCCTCGACGCCCGGACCGGCCCGTCCGGACGGGAGTCGTGGTGGCGTCGCCTGCGCCGAGCCGTGCTCCGGGCCGCGAACTGGATGTTCCGGCCCCGCTCCGGCGTCGCGGGTCTGGTACGCCGCCTCGCCGCCCTGCTGCTCGTCGTCGCCCTGCTCGCCGGGCTCGCGTACGGCGTGACACGCTTCGGTCCCCAGGCCGGCGACGCCGTGCGGGACCGGCTCGCCGACCCGCAGCCGGTGAGCCCGGTGTCGGTCCAGGCGTCGAGTCAGGCGGGCGGTCACCCGGCGGAGGCGGTCGTCGACGGACTCAGCAACAGCTACTGGTCCCCCACCGCCGAGGGCACCGGTGCCGGAGAGTACGTGGAACTCACCTTCGCCTCCCCGTTCCGGCTGCTCGACCTGATCGTGCACTCCGGCGTCTCGGCGCAACGGGACGTGTTCCTGCGGCAGGCCCGCCCGGCGGTGCTGGAACTGATGCTCTGGACCGGCGGCGGCACCTCGGAGACCCGGACGCTCCAGCTCGGCGACCAGGCCGGCCCGCAGACCTTCCACCAGGTCGTCGACGACGTGGTGCGGGTACGTCTCACCGTCCGGGAGAGCTACGGCAGCGCCGCCGGCCGTCGGACCGCCATCGCCGAGGTGGAGTTCTTCCGCCGCCCCTGA
- a CDS encoding phage tail protein, which yields MRGTVAGLGTPHPFGRRLPAIYATDEVAGRLLAAFDEVLAPVHATLDNLAAYLDPRLAPADFVDWLAGWVAAETAPGWTLTQRREAVAGAVARHRVRGTAQGLAEQVQMIFGVRPEITENGGTAWSSTSGGPLPGTATPALTVTVRVAEPDRVPLDALRALVEANRPAHVPCTVRVVAGGQPAEGDDDGAL from the coding sequence ATGCGCGGCACGGTGGCGGGTCTCGGCACACCGCATCCGTTCGGCCGCCGGCTGCCGGCGATCTACGCCACCGACGAGGTGGCCGGTCGGTTGCTCGCCGCCTTCGACGAGGTGCTGGCGCCGGTGCACGCGACGCTGGACAACCTCGCCGCCTATCTGGACCCCCGGCTGGCTCCGGCCGACTTCGTCGACTGGCTCGCCGGTTGGGTGGCGGCCGAGACGGCACCGGGCTGGACGCTGACGCAGCGCCGTGAGGCGGTCGCCGGTGCGGTGGCGCGACACCGGGTACGCGGCACCGCGCAGGGCCTGGCGGAGCAGGTGCAGATGATCTTCGGAGTCCGGCCGGAGATCACCGAGAACGGTGGCACGGCCTGGTCGTCGACATCCGGTGGGCCGCTGCCGGGTACGGCGACGCCCGCCCTGACCGTGACGGTGCGGGTCGCCGAGCCGGACCGGGTGCCGCTGGACGCACTACGCGCCCTGGTGGAGGCGAACCGGCCGGCGCACGTACCCTGCACGGTCCGGGTCGTCGCCGGCGGGCAGCCGGCGGAAGGCGACGACGATGGAGCGCTGTGA
- a CDS encoding VgrG-related protein → MPTGTLTNILKIGLPSAELPDPWPDELAYGCVEDGVNMPAVATLRYRDPGSLLVQKVGITIGQQVTVAVRPGDRNGETALFTGEVVTVETEFDGTGTYTTIRALDLSHRLRRGRRVARYLNRKASDIARELARFAGLPIGRIDPTTVVYEVVAQPNVSDWEFLRMLAADNDAEVAMVDGEFEFRRPVRAASAPGPQTPAERSDFVAEVNGNVLTMHATVTSVGQFTDVEVRGWDRRTRQPVIGRTRVRDSDEVRLPVTAGEVAEGFGTAEMLVADVPYETAAEVDTVSRSLAAQVATGFAELEVAVRGNPLLRTGVPFTLSGVGKPFVGKYTVTASRHVFGPARFYETWLTVSGAQDRSLGGLTGGTPAALRSRMPGLAIGVVTDANATRDRNHPERRDRGWVKLRFPWLDDEYETDWVRTVQLGGTGGGGVCCPEVGDEVLVGFEQGLLDRPYVIGGLYNGVDQPSPHDGPLVDPTSGAVNRLSFASRQGRAAGGRTTGNWVELLDGPTVAAAAQGVRLRTQSGTDNLLVHLDRAGTSVIVRSDGSVVIEAKTDLTVRGTGGVSVESSGPVSVTGRGVSVDAGGGELKLTGGSVSISGQIVRIN, encoded by the coding sequence GTGCCCACCGGAACCCTCACCAACATCCTCAAAATCGGCCTGCCCTCGGCGGAACTCCCCGACCCCTGGCCGGACGAGTTGGCGTACGGCTGCGTCGAGGACGGCGTCAACATGCCGGCGGTGGCCACCCTGCGCTACCGCGACCCCGGTTCGCTGCTGGTGCAGAAGGTCGGCATCACGATCGGCCAGCAGGTGACCGTGGCGGTCCGGCCCGGTGACCGCAACGGCGAGACCGCGCTGTTCACCGGCGAGGTGGTCACCGTCGAGACGGAGTTCGACGGCACCGGCACGTACACCACGATCCGGGCCCTGGACCTGTCACACCGGCTGCGGCGCGGCCGGCGGGTGGCCCGCTACCTCAACCGGAAGGCGTCCGACATCGCCCGGGAGCTGGCCCGGTTCGCCGGCCTGCCGATCGGCCGGATCGATCCCACCACCGTGGTCTACGAGGTGGTGGCGCAGCCCAACGTCAGCGACTGGGAGTTCCTCCGGATGCTGGCCGCCGACAACGACGCCGAGGTGGCGATGGTCGACGGCGAGTTCGAGTTCCGCCGGCCGGTCCGCGCCGCCTCCGCCCCCGGCCCGCAGACACCCGCCGAACGCAGCGACTTCGTGGCGGAGGTGAACGGCAACGTGCTCACCATGCACGCCACCGTCACCTCGGTCGGCCAGTTCACCGACGTGGAGGTACGCGGCTGGGACCGCCGTACCCGCCAGCCGGTGATCGGCCGCACCCGGGTACGCGACAGCGACGAGGTGCGGCTGCCGGTGACCGCAGGCGAGGTGGCGGAGGGGTTCGGCACCGCCGAGATGCTGGTCGCCGACGTGCCGTACGAGACGGCGGCCGAGGTCGACACCGTGTCCCGCTCACTGGCCGCCCAGGTGGCGACCGGCTTCGCCGAACTCGAGGTGGCGGTCCGGGGCAACCCGCTGCTGCGCACCGGCGTGCCGTTCACGCTCAGCGGCGTCGGGAAGCCCTTCGTCGGCAAGTACACGGTGACCGCCAGCCGACACGTCTTCGGACCGGCGCGGTTCTACGAGACCTGGCTGACGGTCAGCGGCGCCCAGGACCGGTCGCTCGGCGGCCTGACCGGGGGCACCCCGGCGGCGCTGCGGTCACGGATGCCGGGGCTGGCCATCGGCGTGGTCACCGACGCCAACGCCACCCGTGACCGCAACCACCCGGAACGCCGGGACCGGGGCTGGGTCAAGCTGCGCTTCCCCTGGCTCGACGACGAGTACGAGACCGACTGGGTCCGCACGGTGCAACTGGGCGGGACCGGCGGCGGCGGGGTCTGCTGCCCCGAGGTCGGCGACGAGGTGCTCGTCGGGTTCGAGCAGGGACTACTCGACCGGCCGTACGTCATCGGTGGGCTCTACAACGGCGTCGACCAGCCGTCGCCGCACGACGGGCCACTCGTCGACCCGACGAGCGGGGCGGTGAACCGGCTCTCGTTCGCCTCCCGTCAGGGCCGGGCGGCCGGCGGGCGGACCACCGGCAACTGGGTGGAACTGCTCGACGGGCCGACCGTCGCCGCAGCGGCCCAGGGGGTCCGGCTGCGGACCCAGAGCGGCACCGACAACCTGCTGGTGCACCTGGACCGGGCCGGCACCTCGGTGATCGTCCGCAGCGACGGCAGCGTGGTGATCGAGGCCAAGACCGACCTCACCGTCCGGGGCACCGGGGGTGTCTCGGTCGAGTCGAGCGGGCCGGTCTCGGTCACCGGTCGGGGCGTGTCGGTGGACGCCGGCGGCGGCGAGCTGAAACTCACCGGTGGCAGCGTGTCGATCTCCGGCCAGATCGTCCGGATCAACTGA
- a CDS encoding BTAD domain-containing putative transcriptional regulator: MRYSSHQPLRGRAVEEPGSTAAQPSDAAPLVVRCFGGFHLEIPGRRLEWTTVRPRVRALLRFLAAHGGRPVHRETILTALWPELPVGSGIRNLHVGVSTLRAFLEPGVRRGESRFVRRDGESYLLDLPRTARCDVRSFEHAVAVWRRDVGAGQRGVATAALREALAQYTGDLLPEDGPAEWVVADRDRYRTLAAEAAATLAARELEAGDLAGAAAAARRGLEIDGFRDDAWRVLAEAHQRSGDTAAAARTRCAYDRVLRTLGVPESARAA, translated from the coding sequence ATGAGGTATTCGAGCCATCAGCCGCTCCGGGGACGGGCGGTCGAGGAACCGGGGTCGACCGCTGCGCAGCCGTCGGACGCCGCACCGCTCGTGGTCCGCTGTTTCGGCGGGTTCCATCTGGAGATCCCGGGGCGGCGGCTGGAGTGGACGACGGTACGGCCGAGGGTCCGCGCACTGCTGCGTTTCCTGGCCGCCCACGGTGGTCGGCCGGTACACCGGGAGACCATCCTGACGGCGCTCTGGCCGGAGCTGCCGGTCGGGTCCGGCATCCGCAACCTGCACGTCGGCGTCTCCACGTTGCGGGCGTTCCTCGAACCGGGCGTACGGCGCGGCGAGTCCCGGTTCGTGCGTCGGGACGGCGAGTCGTACCTGTTGGACCTGCCGCGCACCGCCCGCTGCGACGTGCGGTCGTTCGAGCACGCGGTGGCGGTGTGGCGTCGCGACGTGGGCGCGGGGCAGCGGGGCGTCGCGACGGCGGCCCTGCGGGAGGCCCTCGCCCAGTACACCGGTGACCTGCTGCCGGAGGACGGGCCGGCGGAGTGGGTGGTGGCCGACCGGGACCGCTACCGCACGTTGGCGGCGGAGGCGGCGGCGACACTCGCCGCGCGCGAACTGGAGGCGGGCGATCTCGCCGGGGCGGCTGCGGCGGCCCGACGCGGGCTGGAGATCGACGGGTTCCGGGACGACGCGTGGCGGGTGCTGGCCGAGGCGCACCAGCGCTCCGGGGACACGGCTGCGGCGGCGCGGACGCGCTGCGCGTACGACCGGGTGCTGCGCACGCTCGGGGTGCCCGAGTCGGCCCGCGCGGCCTGA
- a CDS encoding TetR/AcrR family transcriptional regulator gives MTRRAAEIRLDALLRTACDVIVQRGLANTRTADVAQAAGVSQALVFYHFATKERLLAQAFAYAVEQDLARLDTVTRSSAPPLTKLRRILRLYTPAGRPTSWSMWIDGWSESLRTPELEKVSRKLDLRWRQDLATVISDGVREGVFECTDPAGAAWRISAVMDGLAVQLAVHDRVISRRQFAEWVRLVTARELGLDPAQLD, from the coding sequence GTGACGAGACGTGCGGCCGAGATCCGCCTGGATGCCCTGCTGCGCACCGCTTGTGACGTGATCGTGCAGCGGGGGCTGGCGAACACCCGCACGGCGGACGTGGCGCAGGCCGCCGGGGTGAGCCAGGCCCTGGTCTTCTACCATTTCGCCACCAAGGAACGCCTGCTCGCGCAGGCCTTCGCGTACGCGGTCGAACAGGATCTGGCCCGGCTGGACACGGTGACCCGGTCCAGTGCCCCGCCGCTGACCAAGCTCCGTCGCATCCTCCGGCTCTACACTCCTGCCGGTCGACCCACCTCCTGGTCCATGTGGATCGACGGCTGGTCGGAGTCGCTGCGTACCCCGGAGTTGGAGAAGGTCTCCCGCAAGTTGGACCTGCGGTGGCGGCAGGACCTCGCGACGGTGATCTCCGACGGGGTCCGCGAGGGTGTCTTCGAGTGCACCGACCCGGCAGGCGCGGCCTGGCGGATCAGCGCGGTCATGGACGGCCTGGCGGTCCAGCTCGCGGTGCACGACCGGGTGATCTCCCGACGGCAGTTCGCCGAGTGGGTACGCCTGGTGACCGCCCGGGAACTGGGCCTCGATCCGGCGCAGCTCGACTGA
- a CDS encoding PAAR domain-containing protein, whose protein sequence is MPAAARVGDRIGHGVPTGSVGPPAAGLPGVPPPTPGPLLGVASVLIGGRPAAVVGTVCTCPVPPPHLVLGPGNVVMPSPPRAGGLVLIGGFPAARVGDRTTCSATILTGALNVTIGG, encoded by the coding sequence ATGCCAGCAGCAGCCCGCGTCGGGGACAGGATCGGCCACGGCGTACCCACCGGAAGCGTCGGCCCGCCCGCCGCAGGTCTGCCCGGGGTGCCACCGCCGACGCCCGGTCCCCTGCTCGGCGTGGCCAGCGTGCTCATCGGTGGCCGACCGGCGGCGGTGGTCGGCACCGTGTGCACCTGCCCGGTCCCGCCACCGCACCTGGTCCTCGGCCCGGGCAACGTGGTGATGCCCAGCCCGCCACGGGCGGGCGGGCTGGTGCTGATCGGCGGCTTCCCCGCCGCCCGGGTCGGCGACCGCACCACCTGCTCGGCGACGATCCTGACCGGTGCCCTGAACGTCACGATCGGGGGCTGA
- a CDS encoding putative baseplate assembly protein encodes MVLPAPHLDDRRFQHLVDDAKRFIQQRCPEWTDHNVSDPGVTLVEAFAQMTDELLYRLNRVPEKNYLAFLDLIGVRLFPPTAARAALSFWLAAPQAETVLLRAGTEAGTIRTETEEAIVFATVTDLAIVPCELAHLRVHPADGKAADRTEQVRDGRDVACFGTPPTAGDAVLFGLDAAVPSCTVVLRLESRVEGIGVDPRQPPVRWEAWDGARWTECEVDSDSTGGLNRPGDVVLHVPAGHTTSTVGGQRAGWLRCRLVAAEPGQPFYSASPTIRAATAFTIGGTVEAVHAETVVGEFLGESEGVPGLHLRVARPPVLPDDEPFVVEVSDGTGWQEWTEVDAFGATGPDDRCVTVDRTTGEVAFGPAVREPDGTLRRYGAVPPNGARLRVRRYRTGGGRRGNVARGAISMLRSSVPYVSRVENREAALGGVDGESVQSARQRGPVQLRAQDRAVTARDYELIAGQAVPAAARIRCLPAGDGADSGGVRLLVVPEAVADAGEQLRFEQLIPPDDMLATIAAHLDARRPIGVRLSVEPPFYQGVTVAVRLTARPGATAGRIRTAVLDALYGYLNPLRGGPDGTGWPFGRPVQAGELFGVLQPLPGVALLEEVLLFPADPLTGRRGTATSRVDLDPHALAFSYEHQVRIEER; translated from the coding sequence ATGGTCCTGCCCGCACCCCACCTCGACGACCGGCGTTTCCAGCACCTCGTGGACGACGCCAAACGCTTCATCCAGCAGCGCTGCCCGGAGTGGACCGACCACAACGTCTCCGATCCGGGGGTCACGCTGGTCGAGGCGTTCGCGCAGATGACCGACGAGCTGCTGTACCGGTTGAACCGGGTGCCGGAGAAGAACTACCTGGCCTTCCTCGACCTGATCGGCGTACGCCTCTTCCCGCCGACCGCGGCCCGGGCCGCGCTCTCCTTCTGGCTCGCCGCCCCGCAGGCCGAGACGGTGCTGCTGCGGGCCGGGACCGAGGCCGGCACGATCCGCACCGAGACGGAGGAGGCCATCGTCTTCGCCACCGTCACCGACCTGGCGATCGTGCCGTGCGAGCTGGCCCACCTGCGCGTCCACCCCGCCGACGGCAAGGCCGCCGACCGCACCGAGCAGGTACGCGACGGCCGGGACGTGGCCTGCTTCGGCACCCCGCCCACGGCCGGCGACGCGGTGCTGTTCGGCCTGGACGCGGCGGTCCCGTCCTGCACGGTGGTGCTGCGGCTGGAGAGCCGGGTCGAGGGCATCGGCGTCGACCCCCGGCAGCCGCCCGTGCGCTGGGAGGCATGGGACGGCGCGCGCTGGACGGAGTGCGAGGTGGACAGCGACTCCACCGGTGGACTCAACCGGCCCGGAGACGTGGTGCTGCACGTACCCGCCGGACACACCACCTCCACCGTCGGCGGCCAGCGGGCCGGCTGGCTGCGGTGCCGGCTGGTCGCCGCCGAACCCGGCCAGCCGTTCTACTCGGCGTCCCCGACGATCCGGGCCGCGACGGCCTTCACCATCGGCGGCACCGTCGAGGCGGTGCACGCCGAGACGGTGGTGGGTGAGTTCCTCGGCGAGTCCGAGGGGGTGCCGGGGCTGCACCTGCGGGTGGCCCGCCCGCCGGTGCTCCCCGACGACGAGCCGTTCGTGGTCGAGGTCTCCGACGGCACCGGCTGGCAGGAGTGGACCGAGGTGGACGCGTTCGGCGCCACCGGTCCGGACGACCGCTGCGTGACCGTGGACCGGACCACCGGCGAGGTGGCGTTCGGGCCGGCGGTCCGGGAACCCGACGGAACGCTGCGCCGCTACGGCGCGGTGCCGCCCAACGGCGCCCGGCTGCGGGTCCGGCGCTACCGCACCGGCGGTGGGCGGCGCGGGAACGTGGCCCGGGGCGCGATCTCGATGCTGCGCAGCTCGGTGCCGTACGTCAGCCGGGTGGAGAACCGGGAGGCCGCCCTCGGCGGGGTGGACGGCGAGTCGGTGCAGAGTGCCCGGCAGCGGGGCCCGGTGCAGTTGCGGGCACAGGACCGGGCCGTCACCGCCCGGGACTACGAGCTGATCGCCGGGCAGGCCGTGCCGGCCGCCGCCCGGATCCGCTGCCTGCCCGCCGGGGACGGCGCCGACTCCGGCGGCGTACGCCTGCTGGTGGTGCCGGAGGCGGTCGCGGACGCCGGTGAGCAGCTTCGCTTCGAGCAGCTGATCCCGCCCGACGACATGCTCGCCACCATCGCCGCACACCTGGACGCGCGGAGGCCCATCGGCGTACGGCTCAGCGTGGAACCGCCCTTCTACCAGGGCGTCACCGTGGCGGTCCGGTTGACCGCCCGGCCCGGTGCGACGGCCGGGCGCATCCGGACGGCGGTGCTCGACGCGCTCTACGGCTACCTCAACCCGCTGCGCGGCGGCCCGGACGGGACGGGCTGGCCGTTCGGGCGGCCGGTGCAGGCCGGCGAACTCTTCGGGGTGCTCCAGCCGCTGCCCGGCGTCGCGTTGCTGGAGGAGGTCCTGCTCTTCCCCGCCGACCCGCTCACCGGCCGACGGGGCACGGCCACGTCCCGGGTAGACCTCGACCCGCACGCGTTGGCCTTCTCCTACGAACACCAGGTCCGGATCGAGGAACGCTAG